Part of the Enterobacter pseudoroggenkampii genome, TTGCTCAGCGCTTCGGCATCATCACCGCCGGTCCAGACGTGCTGGCCTTTGCTCGCCACAACGGTGGCCGTGCCGGTATCCTGACAGTTTGGCAGGACGCCTTTTGCCGACACTTCGGCGTTGCGCAGCAGCTGCAGGGCGACATACTTATCGTTACTGCTGGCCTGCGGGTCATGCAGGATGCTGGCTATCTGCGTTAAATGTCCGGCGCGCAGGAAAAATGAGGCTTCATAAAAGGCCTGCTGTGCCAACAGGGTCAATGCCTCAGGCGCCACCTTAATGACCTCCTCGCCCTCTAACTCCGTCACCGTAACGTGCTGTGTGCTGAGGAGTTCATATTCCGTCGTATCGTTACTCTGAACAAACAGTTCCTGCCAGACAAATGGTTTAGACATAGTACTTCTCACTTTGTGGTTGTTTTTGCCGGGCGCTGGCGCAGCTGCCGCGCCCGGCTGACAAAATCACAGTCAATGGGCTAAAAAGAGGCTGGCCTGCGTCGCCCCGGCAACATACGCAATCGTCTGCTGGGCGCGGACGCTATTCCCGGCGGCATCCAGCGGTGGCGAGTAGACCGCGATGGCGTATTGACCGGGCACGATGGCAACCATGCCACCGCCGACGCCGCTCTTCGCCGGGATCCCAACGGTGTACAGCCATTTGCCGCTGCCGTCGTACAGCCCGGCAATCGCCATTTCCGCCAGAACCTGCGGCACGTAGCGTTCATTCAGCAGTTGCTTACCGTTGAAAGGCGATTTGCCCTTGTTTGCCAGCACCGCGCCCATTTTGGCGAGCTGCTCAACGGTGATGTCTACGGAACACTGGCGGGTGTAGATTTCGACGGCTTCCCGGGTATCGCCATAAAAGCTGTTGTAGGAGGCCATCAGCATCGCCAGCGCCTGGTTATGCTGATTGGTCTCCATTTCCGATTTGAACACCGGCTCGTTGACGGTCAGCGAGGCATCGGCCCACGCGTTCAGGTTATTGAGGATCGTGTTCCAGCGGTCAGTCTTATCTTTCGCCTCAATCAGGCTAACCGTGCTCATCGCCCCCGCATTCACCAGCGGGTTTTCCGGCGCACCTTTGGTCAGCTCAATGGCTAAACCGGAGTTGAAGGGCAGACCGGTCGCACTGGCGCCGAGTTTATCCAGTACCTCCTGCGGACCGCGCTGCTCCATCGCCAGCGCCAGGGTGAAAACCTTGCTCAGCGACTCCATTGGAAACGCTTTTTTCACATCGCCAACCTGGTAAATCTTGCCGTCGACCGTGGCGAGGGTGATGGCGAAATTGTCGGGGCTATAGGTCGCCAGGGCAGGGATGTAGTCGGCGACCTTCCCCTCATGATTACCTTTGAATTTTTGGTGAGCCTGTTCAAGCAGCTGCGCATAGTCCGGCGCGGTTTGCGCCAGCGTGGCAGCGCTAAACATCAGGCTGACGGATAAGAGGCTGACGCCGAAAATGTTTATCTTCATGGGGCTTTCCTGTACATCGGAAGACGAAAGGCCAACCACGGTTGGCCTTTGTAATCAATACATGGCGATTTCAGTTTCTGAAGCAGTGCTTTCTTTGGCCGGAACCTTGCCGCGGCAGCCGGCGCCGAAGTGCTCGCCTTCCCAGCGACCGACGATAGCGGCACCCATTGCGTTACTCATCACGTTGGTGGCGGAACGGCCCATGTCGAGGAACGGATCGACGCCCATCAGCAGAATCAGACCCGCTTCCGGAATGTTGAACTGGTTGAGCGTGGCGGCAATAACCACCATCGATGCGCGCGGCACGCCCGCCATCCCTTTAGAGGTCAGCATCAGGATCAGCAGCATGGTGATCTGCTCGCCAATGCTCAGTTCGATGTTGCACGCCTGGGCGATAAACACGGTCGCAAACGAGCA contains:
- the glsA gene encoding glutaminase A, which translates into the protein MKINIFGVSLLSVSLMFSAATLAQTAPDYAQLLEQAHQKFKGNHEGKVADYIPALATYSPDNFAITLATVDGKIYQVGDVKKAFPMESLSKVFTLALAMEQRGPQEVLDKLGASATGLPFNSGLAIELTKGAPENPLVNAGAMSTVSLIEAKDKTDRWNTILNNLNAWADASLTVNEPVFKSEMETNQHNQALAMLMASYNSFYGDTREAVEIYTRQCSVDITVEQLAKMGAVLANKGKSPFNGKQLLNERYVPQVLAEMAIAGLYDGSGKWLYTVGIPAKSGVGGGMVAIVPGQYAIAVYSPPLDAAGNSVRAQQTIAYVAGATQASLFLAH